In Macadamia integrifolia cultivar HAES 741 chromosome 1, SCU_Mint_v3, whole genome shotgun sequence, a single window of DNA contains:
- the LOC122074126 gene encoding tetracycline resistance protein, class A-like isoform X1 has protein sequence MVYAGLSTLFVTVFLYHMATFMVIPAITDVTMSALCPGMDECSIAIYLSGFQQAIIGLGTLVMMPILGNLSDEYGRKTLLTLPMTLTIIPLVILAYSRTKYFFYMYYVFRILTSMLCEGSVQCLSLAYVADNIPEGRRASAFGILSGIVSTAFVCGTLTARFLSTALTFQVSATVAVLAALYMKFFLKDSTSGSDASSLRTISKKTNNVVHFDGDSSRKIQLFRRIPSVDEIFYLLRISPAFSQAAVVAFFNNFSEGALHSSLLYFLKARFHFSKDQFADLLLISGVAGAISQLIFMPIVAPFLGEEKLLIIGLFAGCTHMFLYALAWSSWVPYVASMLSILVVFASPCIRSIASKQVGPSEQGKAQGFLSGICSFANIVSPLAFTPLTAWFLSENAPFHFPGFSIMCIGFSLLIACIQSTMIRAAPPISSHKISTSNYVEA, from the exons ATGGTGTACGCAGGACTGAGCACGCTGTTTGTGACGGTGTTTCTGTACCACATGGCCACATTCATGGTGATACCGGCGATCACCGACGTTACAATGTCGGCACTATGCCCAGGCATGGATGAATGCTCCATTGCTATCTACCTCAGTGGTTTCCAACAGGCG ATAATTGGATTGGGAACGCTTGTGATGATGCCTATCCTTGGGAACCTCTCGGACGAATATGGGAGAAAAACTTTGCTCACACTTCCAATGACTCTCACCATTATCCCATTGg TGATATTGGCTTATAGCAGGACGAAGTACTTCTTCTACATGTACTACGTGTTCAGGATTCTCACTTCCATGCtttgcgaaggcagtgtccaaTGCCTCTCCCTTGCTTATGTG GCGGACAACATTCCGGAGGGTCGAAGAGCGTCGGCTTTCGGGATTCTGTCGGGTATTGTGTCGACCGCATTCGTCTGCGGAACTCTAACTGCTCGTTTCCTCTCTACTGCCCTGACATTCCAg GTCTCTGCGACAGTGGCGGTGCTTGCGGCATTGTACATGAAATTTTTCCTGAAGGATTCGACCAGCGGCAGCGATGCGTCTTCGCTGCGGACAATTTCCAAGAAGACAAACAATGTTGTTCATTTTGATGGCGACTCCTCCAGGAAGATTCAACTCTTCAGAAGAATCCCGTCGGTGGACGAGATTTTTTACCTGTTGAGGATAAG CCCAGCATTTTCACAAGCAGCAGTTGTTGCATTCTTCAACAATTTTTCTGAGGGCGCACTTCATTCTTCACTATTG TACTTTCTAAAGGCTCGTTTTCACTTTAGCAAAGACCAATTTGCGGATTTATTGCTGATATCGGGGGTTGCAGGGGCCATCTCACAG CTTATTTTTATGCCCATAGTAGCACCATTTTTGGGAGAGGAAAAGTTGCTTATTATAGGTCTCTTTGCTGGTTGTACACAT ATGTTTCTTTATGCCTTAGCATGGTCTTCTTGG GTTCCATATGTTGCCTCTATGCTCTCCATTTTGGTTGTTTTCGCTTCTCCATGT ATAAGGAGCATTGCTTCGAAACAAGTTGGTCCCTCTGAGCAG GGGAAAGCACAAGGGTTTCTTTCAGGCATATGTTCATTTGCCAACATTGTTTCTCCATTAGCATTCACTCCTCTAACAG CATGGTTCCTTTCTGAAAATGCACCATTTCACTTCCCTGGCTTCAGTATCATGTGCATTGGATTTTCACTG TTGATAGCCTGCATACAGAGTACAATGATAAGGGCGGCTCCTCCTATTTCAAGCCACAAAATTTCCACCAGCAACTACGTGGAGGCCTAG
- the LOC122074126 gene encoding tetracycline resistance protein, class A-like isoform X2, whose translation MMPILGNLSDEYGRKTLLTLPMTLTIIPLVILAYSRTKYFFYMYYVFRILTSMLCEGSVQCLSLAYVADNIPEGRRASAFGILSGIVSTAFVCGTLTARFLSTALTFQVSATVAVLAALYMKFFLKDSTSGSDASSLRTISKKTNNVVHFDGDSSRKIQLFRRIPSVDEIFYLLRISPAFSQAAVVAFFNNFSEGALHSSLLYFLKARFHFSKDQFADLLLISGVAGAISQLIFMPIVAPFLGEEKLLIIGLFAGCTHMFLYALAWSSWVPYVASMLSILVVFASPCIRSIASKQVGPSEQGKAQGFLSGICSFANIVSPLAFTPLTAWFLSENAPFHFPGFSIMCIGFSLLIACIQSTMIRAAPPISSHKISTSNYVEA comes from the exons ATGATGCCTATCCTTGGGAACCTCTCGGACGAATATGGGAGAAAAACTTTGCTCACACTTCCAATGACTCTCACCATTATCCCATTGg TGATATTGGCTTATAGCAGGACGAAGTACTTCTTCTACATGTACTACGTGTTCAGGATTCTCACTTCCATGCtttgcgaaggcagtgtccaaTGCCTCTCCCTTGCTTATGTG GCGGACAACATTCCGGAGGGTCGAAGAGCGTCGGCTTTCGGGATTCTGTCGGGTATTGTGTCGACCGCATTCGTCTGCGGAACTCTAACTGCTCGTTTCCTCTCTACTGCCCTGACATTCCAg GTCTCTGCGACAGTGGCGGTGCTTGCGGCATTGTACATGAAATTTTTCCTGAAGGATTCGACCAGCGGCAGCGATGCGTCTTCGCTGCGGACAATTTCCAAGAAGACAAACAATGTTGTTCATTTTGATGGCGACTCCTCCAGGAAGATTCAACTCTTCAGAAGAATCCCGTCGGTGGACGAGATTTTTTACCTGTTGAGGATAAG CCCAGCATTTTCACAAGCAGCAGTTGTTGCATTCTTCAACAATTTTTCTGAGGGCGCACTTCATTCTTCACTATTG TACTTTCTAAAGGCTCGTTTTCACTTTAGCAAAGACCAATTTGCGGATTTATTGCTGATATCGGGGGTTGCAGGGGCCATCTCACAG CTTATTTTTATGCCCATAGTAGCACCATTTTTGGGAGAGGAAAAGTTGCTTATTATAGGTCTCTTTGCTGGTTGTACACAT ATGTTTCTTTATGCCTTAGCATGGTCTTCTTGG GTTCCATATGTTGCCTCTATGCTCTCCATTTTGGTTGTTTTCGCTTCTCCATGT ATAAGGAGCATTGCTTCGAAACAAGTTGGTCCCTCTGAGCAG GGGAAAGCACAAGGGTTTCTTTCAGGCATATGTTCATTTGCCAACATTGTTTCTCCATTAGCATTCACTCCTCTAACAG CATGGTTCCTTTCTGAAAATGCACCATTTCACTTCCCTGGCTTCAGTATCATGTGCATTGGATTTTCACTG TTGATAGCCTGCATACAGAGTACAATGATAAGGGCGGCTCCTCCTATTTCAAGCCACAAAATTTCCACCAGCAACTACGTGGAGGCCTAG